The Calditerrivibrio sp. genomic interval TATAGCCACCCTATTTGGCACACACACCGCAGACTCACCACATGTTTCTATGTACCCAAACTGTAAGCATATTTTATCTTTACAATCAGAGCTTAGAAACCTCACCTTTCCATCCTTGATCTCCATCTTTACCCTTTTGCCAAATTCAGTCAGATCCAAGACCTGATTCTTACTAAGATCGAGGGGGTGCTTAACCCCATCAACTATAAGAAATGATCTCTTTTCACCCTCAACGG includes:
- a CDS encoding NusG domain II-containing protein, producing MRQWTKLKAFDIIVLILFLVLPIYAIIKPVEGEKRSFLIVDGVKHPLDLSKNQVLDLTEFGKRVKMEIKDGKVRFLSSDCKDKICLQFGYIETCGESAVCVPNRVAIVIECEKRDYDGVTR